From the genome of Phycisphaerae bacterium:
TCTTCTGGCGGAAGACGGCCCGGACAACCAGCGCCTTATCCCGCACCTGCTCCGCAAGGACGGGGCCCAGGTCGTGGTCGCAGAGAACGGCAAGATCGCCGCTCAGAAGGCCATGGAGGCGGTGACCATGAACGAGCCCTACGACGTCATCCTGATGGACATGCAGATGCCGATCCTGGATGGATACCAGGCGACGGCGCTCCTGCGTCGCCAGGGATACGGCGGGGTCATCATCGCTCTGACCGCCCACGCCATGGAGGGCGACCGGGAGAAGTGCATCGCGGTCGGGTGTGATGACTACAGCACCAAACCCGTCAAACGGGCCGAACTGGCCGAGAAAATCAGGCAAAGTCGGGCCGCTGAGAGCCCCATGCGCCGATGTCCCGACGTGGCAAGTACATCCTCTGCCATCTCACCCCCTGAAACAGGCCCGGGGCGGTGATCCGGCACCTCAAACCTGCGCTGACCACGCTGCCCGACTCAGCCCGGGGTCGGACCGCGCACGCCGAGGCCGAGCCGCGTCACTGTCTACCGTCCGGTTGAATAACGGGGTTGAATAACGGACCAGGTCCGATATGCCGCCGAAGAGATTCACAAGGACCCTGAAGTGGCTCTTGACGGTTGCAGGTGGTATTGGGCGAGGCGGGAATCGAACCCGCACGTCCTTTCGGACAGGGGATTTTAAGTCCCCAGCGTCTGCCATTCCGCCACTCGCCCAGATAGGCTACTATCAAATGACGCCCATCCAACATCCTCGGCTTCCATTATAGTCGGGATCATGCTCATTCTCTCGGAGGACCCGAAGCATGGCCCCGAAAAGGAAGCAAGCCAAACTGGGATTCCACGCCGGAACCAGCCAGTTCCGCAAGTTCATCAAAGGTAAAATGTACTACTTTGGAGCGAACGAGACAACCGCGTTTGCCCGGTACAGCTTCTTCCTGGAAACGGGACTGGTCTTCGAGTCCGGCTACCGTCAATTCTGCATCGAGGAGAACCGGCGACTAACCCCCGTCGGTCGAACCATCGAAGAAGCCCGACGGAATCTGAGTCTCTTCCGAAATGCACCGCCTTCACCCGCATCACATGGAACGGGCACGAGCCAGCCTACCGGAGCACCGACTAACCAGGTCATTCTAATCCGCACGATCAGGCATGTGGATGACGCCTACCTTGTCCACCCCGCTCACAAAGAGTTCGGCGTGTCGCTGGGCCCCGTGCTGGACAAGGTCGCGGTCGTAGACTACTGGACAAAGGAGGCCCGTCTTGATGGGTTGTGTTC
Proteins encoded in this window:
- a CDS encoding Dabb family protein is translated as MYYFGANETTAFARYSFFLETGLVFESGYRQFCIEENRRLTPVGRTIEEARRNLSLFRNAPPSPASHGTGTSQPTGAPTNQVILIRTIRHVDDAYLVHPAHKEFGVSLGPVLDKVAVVDYWTKEARLDGLCSQR